Genomic segment of Aneurinibacillus sp. REN35:
TTCTTGCGGTGTAGCGCCTAGAGATGAGGCGATCTTCTGATAACGCTTCTCTGCTAGATCTTCAAGATGATATTCCACAATGGCAACCGCTAAGGTATACTCTTCCGGTTCATCTTTTAGTTGGAGCAAGAGACATTCCCCAAGCGAGCGAGCACCCACTCCCACCGGCTCCAATGTTTGTAGAAGCCAAATCATTTCTTCGATCGTCTGGATATCCGTATTTAAGATATCTGCCGCTTCGATTTCTGAAATTGTAAGGTAACCGTTTTCATTTAAGTTTCCAATAAGGAAGTTTAGAATGCGTCTCTCAAGCGGCGTAACATTTTTGAGCATGGATACTTGCTCAAGCAGATGTTCCTCTAGTGTAGTGCTGCCTGCTGAGATAAAGTTGAAAGGATCATAATCCTGAGCAGGTGCGCTGCTGCGCTGGTAATACGTATCATCTCCCGTTGCATTGGCACGCACATAGTCTTTCCAATCAATATCTGCTTGCTTATTCGTTTCCTTCTGCATCGTCAATTCTGCTGGCGTCATCTCCCGGTTCTTCTCTGTTAAATCAAGAATCGGATTCTCATTGGCCTGTTGTCGTAAGAAATCGAGCAAATCGACAGCGGAGTATTGGAGAATGGTTATTGCCTGTCGCAATTCAGGTGTCATCACTAACTTCAATGTCTGCTGCTGATATAAACCGAACCCCATTTGCATCGGGCATCACCTTCTTTTCTACGAACTTTTTCTCTTTTTCAATATTATATAACAATTCGCAATAAATTTCTCTAGCAAAAATCCTGCCAATCAAAAAAAATAAGGCATAGGATTTATTTCCTCTCTTTGTTTTTTTCCATTGCAGGACTTTAGCATCTTATTCATCACATAACATTTTTCATAAAAAAAGAGAAGTATTTTCCAATTAAACTCTTTACTCAACCAAAAGAAAAGGCAGAAGCCGTCTTTGGGCTTCTGCCTTTTCACTGTTGTTTATCTATGGTGTTCATCATTTCGATTAAATTCTGTCTCTACGCTCTGTTGCTTCATTGATACGGCGGGCTGCACGATCCTTCACTTCGCCGTACTCTTCTTGTATTTTACCTTTGGTTTTATCAACATTACCTTCTAGACGCGTACTTTCATCATCTGTCATTTCGCCCCACTGCTTTTTTGCTTCTCCCTTAACCTGATTCCATTTTCCCTTAAGTTTGTCGTCATTCATAGCTGTATCGCTCCTTTATTGAAGTTCGTATGGATGATTCTTCAGGTACCTGATGGAGATATATTACCTCTTACATAGTGGGTTGAAACGAACGATTCCTAGCACAAGGATGTTCACATCCCTCCTGCTGACATGCCATCATCTGCTCGAGACTGCATTCAAGGTGACTAACGGAACGCTTGGCGAAAACGATCGGTACATTCCGCTTTTTAGCATCAGCTTTTACTCGTTTGGCTAAGTTATGGTTTATGTAATCCGTAAATACAATGACACCCCTGACCAGCTGCGGCAGTGTATAGTTCTGGTCCTTCTTCTTTCTTCCTGAAACATGAATAAGCTTTCCTTCTAGCTTCTCTTCCAACAAAGCATTGATGTTCCCCAATCGGTCTGCTCCGATCACTACGTAGGCCATAGCATGTCCCTCCTTGTCTACAGTTTCCCTATAATTTGTTGCTCTTATCATACCCTATATGATAAAGATTATCAATATCATTTACCGCTTTTTCTTATAATTCCCCACAATCTTCATAATTAATTAAAAAAGCGGACGCATCCCTCGCTGCCCGCCTTTTGACTCTACTATTATAAATTCTCTTTAAAAAATCTTACGCTACTATCCAGCGCTTCGAGAAACTCCTTCGTGTCTTCTTTGTGCGGATGTACCATATTAAACGTATGTCCTGCATCTTCCACCCAATATAGTTCAGCCCGCCTCGCATGTTCCTTTAAGCTCTCTGCACCCTTGACTAACCGTGCAAAGTCTTCTCTTCCCTGTACGATCAATAGCGGTATCGTAAGCTCTGCTACACAATTCAGCAGGTCGTATTGGCGTGCATTCACATCCATATCATCAAACACGACTTTTTCAATCGGCATCTTCTGTCCGGTTCTTCCGTTTACCACATATCCGGCGCCCTCTTCCTCTGCTTGCTTGCGCACATCAGCACCGAAAATATCCACATGTGCAATACCATTCCATGTTACAATTGCCCGCACATTTTCAGGGTAGGAGGAAGCATACAGAATCGCATCTCCACCGCCCTTGCTATGACCTATAATGCCGATACGCTCCGCATCCATCCGGTCATACAGCGGCAGTTGACCATGCTTAATCTGCTGAATAATGAAATCAATATCTCCTAGTTCCTGCTGGTACGTATTACGTCCGAACTTCTCAAGCTCAGTAAAGTTTTCTACATCCTCTCCTATACCGTTACCTGAGAAGTTAAATGTAATTGCCGCGTAGCCTTTTTCGGCAAAATACTCACCCATACGGGGGAACATTCCCCAGTCTTTGAATCCTTTAAAACCATGACATATTAGTACGATGGGCTTTCGGCTATAATCCTGTGCATCATCCTTGATAAAAATATCGCCGCGAATCATCAAGCCTTCTTCTCTTGTCAGTGCAAACGATTGTTTCAAGAAAATCCCCTCGCATCCGTTGGTAGTTTAAGCGAAATGATCCGGAGCAATTTCAGGGTCATTATAAGAAGGAGGCGTACTTATTTTATGAATATCAAGCACATGCCGATTGTAAACAATGAGCTGCCGTCCTTCTTCGTATGTTTCAAATACGAATGCCCGGTTTTTTAACGTATATAGAATGCAGCCTGCTGCGCATACTACTTCTCCGTCCAGGTCGCTGTATGTTAATTGTACCATTTTTCCGATATATTCATCATATTGCATCATTGTTAAGACCCCTTTCACGCTGATAAATAGATAGCTATGCGAAATTTTATTTATTATCACACATTTTTTCTGTTCATGTTTCCTTTTCGACAAAGGTTCTAGCAAAGTCACATGAGTCGACAAAGCTTCCCTCCTAAGACTAACGTCCAGCCAAAAGGGAGATAGAACGGAAAAATGCCGAAAGTTACGTTTATGATGATTAATTTATGGGAAAAAAGCATATAACTGAAAAGAGTATAGTACACTGCTTTTCATTTGACCTTTATTGACCTTTGGTGTACTATAAAGATACATATACGAGAGGAGGAAATATTAGTGAACTTAATTCCTACAGTTATCGAACAAACGAATCGCGGTGAAAGAGCATACGATATCTATTCTCGTCTGTTAAAGGATCGGATTATTTTTCTCGGTACGGGAATCAATGATCAAGTAGCGAACAGCGTGGTAGCGCAACTTCTGTTCTTGGCTGCCGAAGATCCGGATAAAGATATTAGCGTCTACATCAATAGCCCAGGTGGTTCCATTACCGCAGGCATGGCAATCTATGATACCATGCAATTCATTAAGCCGGACGTATCAACCATTTGTGTAGGTATGGCCGCTTCAATGGGCGCCTTCCTCCTAACGGCCGGCGCGCCCGGAAAACGTTATGCGCTTCCGAACAGTGAAGTTATGATTCACCAACCACTTGGTGGAGCGCAGGGGCAAGCGTCCGATATTCAGATCGCTGCTACCCGTATTCTTAAGATGCGCGACTCATTGAACCGCATCATCGCCGATCGTTCTGGCCAGCCGCTTGAGCGTGTTGAGAAGGATACGGATCGTGACTATTTCATGAGCGCAGCAGAGGCGAAAGAATATGGCCTGATTGACCGCGTTATTGAAAGCCTCGGCAAAAAAGATCCTGATATACTGTAATCAAAATGACAAACACAGAAGCCCTGCTCACCATCATGGTAAGCAGGGCTTCTCTTTGTTGTTACAAACTATTCTTCACGTTGTACCATTTGTGCAAGGCTTTGTACTGCTTCCTCTGCGTCGGAACCTTCGGCGCTGATCGTAATCTCAACACCGCTTCCGACAGCAAGGCTCATCACTCCCATGATGCTTTTCGCGTTTACCTTTTTATCGTCTCTTGCGATAAACACGTCCGCCGCATAACGATTGGCTTCTTGGACGAAAAAAGCAGCCGGCCGCGCCTGCAGCCCGGTTCTTAATTTAACAACAACGCTTTCCTGCGCGTGCATAGTATGCTTCCCCACCCTCTACAACTGAATTTGTTCCATTATAACATGATTATAGGGTTTAAACTTATGATTTTGCTTCATTTTCTCGTAATTTCGCCGCGATTTCATTAATTTTTCGTAAACGATGATTAATACCAGATTTGCTTACCTTTCCACTTGGTACCATCTCTCCTAGTTCACTTAGGTTCATATCCCGATACTGCAGCCTCAACTCGGCTACTTCCCGTAGACGGTCCGGCAGATTCGCAAGCCCTAACTGCCTATCGATGAGCATAATATTCTCAATCTGCTGCATCGCTGCGGCCACCGTCTTATTCAAGTTGGCCATATCGCAATTATTCAGCCGGTTCGCGGAGTTTTTCATTTCTTTAACAATCCGGACATCTTCAAAGAAGAATAGCGCCTGATGCGCACCGATGATCCGCAGGAACTCGGCAATCTTCTCACCTTCTTTAATATACATAATATGCCCTTTTTTTCGCTCAATACGCCGGGAGTTTAATCCAAAATAATTGGCCAACTCGACCAAATCTTCACAATGCTCCTGATGAGAGGAGAAGACCTCTAAGTGATAACTGGAGGCTTCCGGATGGTTCACCGAGCCGCCAGCAAGAAAAGCACCGCGTAAATAGGAGCGCTTGCAGCAATCATCAGCAATGATATCAGCCGAAATACCGTAATGAAATGACCCCTCCCGCATAATACCCAGCTCTTCTAAAATCTCCATCGCTTTCTGCGGAATACGGACAATATATACGTTATTTTTTTTCAGTCTCATCTTTTTACGGACAAGAAGCTCTGCATGTATCTGAAAAATTCGTTTCACAAGCGAATAAATGCGGCGTGCAATCGCCGCATTTTCCGTCGAAATATCCAATACGAAGCGCTTGCCGCCGAACTGCAGCGAGCCGTTCATGCGAATCAACGCTGTAAGCTCGGCTTTACTGCAGCAATCAGGCGCTTCTAGTTGAGTCAGCTCTTTCTTTGTTTGCGCAGCAAAAGACATGCCGCTACCACCTCATTCTTTCGCACCGATTAGACCCATGATAATATCGCTTAGCTTGGCAGCATCGTGGCGTAAGAACTGATCGTATACCAGCAAATTCTCGGCAATAATCTTATACCCTTTTGCCGTTAATCGTTCTGGTGAATAGGTGACTGGCTCCGATCCTTTCTCCGCATACAATGCCTTTACCTCATCGCTAATC
This window contains:
- the rpoN gene encoding RNA polymerase factor sigma-54, producing MQMGFGLYQQQTLKLVMTPELRQAITILQYSAVDLLDFLRQQANENPILDLTEKNREMTPAELTMQKETNKQADIDWKDYVRANATGDDTYYQRSSAPAQDYDPFNFISAGSTTLEEHLLEQVSMLKNVTPLERRILNFLIGNLNENGYLTISEIEAADILNTDIQTIEEMIWLLQTLEPVGVGARSLGECLLLQLKDEPEEYTLAVAIVEYHLEDLAEKRYQKIASSLGATPQEVQQAADHLRTLNPRPGAEFAQGAPRYIVPDVTVEKVESEYVVMVNESSMPNLTINRFYQQMLKKDEADMAQRYIQDKLNSALWLIRSIEQRRMTLYKVTQAIVEEQQSFFEKGTAGLKPMTLRDIAEKVGLHESTISRATSNKYVQTPRGLFELKYFFTTGLGRADGGEASSVLNIKEKIKAMVDGEDKKKPLSDQKITDTLVKEGIEISRRTVAKYREEMNIDSSSKRKRF
- a CDS encoding CsbD family protein, with translation MNDDKLKGKWNQVKGEAKKQWGEMTDDESTRLEGNVDKTKGKIQEEYGEVKDRAARRINEATERRDRI
- a CDS encoding DUF2325 domain-containing protein, producing MAYVVIGADRLGNINALLEEKLEGKLIHVSGRKKKDQNYTLPQLVRGVIVFTDYINHNLAKRVKADAKKRNVPIVFAKRSVSHLECSLEQMMACQQEGCEHPCARNRSFQPTM
- a CDS encoding alpha/beta hydrolase family protein codes for the protein MKQSFALTREEGLMIRGDIFIKDDAQDYSRKPIVLICHGFKGFKDWGMFPRMGEYFAEKGYAAITFNFSGNGIGEDVENFTELEKFGRNTYQQELGDIDFIIQQIKHGQLPLYDRMDAERIGIIGHSKGGGDAILYASSYPENVRAIVTWNGIAHVDIFGADVRKQAEEEGAGYVVNGRTGQKMPIEKVVFDDMDVNARQYDLLNCVAELTIPLLIVQGREDFARLVKGAESLKEHARRAELYWVEDAGHTFNMVHPHKEDTKEFLEALDSSVRFFKENL
- the clpP gene encoding ATP-dependent Clp endopeptidase proteolytic subunit ClpP; the encoded protein is MNLIPTVIEQTNRGERAYDIYSRLLKDRIIFLGTGINDQVANSVVAQLLFLAAEDPDKDISVYINSPGGSITAGMAIYDTMQFIKPDVSTICVGMAASMGAFLLTAGAPGKRYALPNSEVMIHQPLGGAQGQASDIQIAATRILKMRDSLNRIIADRSGQPLERVEKDTDRDYFMSAAEAKEYGLIDRVIESLGKKDPDIL
- a CDS encoding HPr family phosphocarrier protein, which encodes MHAQESVVVKLRTGLQARPAAFFVQEANRYAADVFIARDDKKVNAKSIMGVMSLAVGSGVEITISAEGSDAEEAVQSLAQMVQREE
- the whiA gene encoding DNA-binding protein WhiA, with amino-acid sequence MSFAAQTKKELTQLEAPDCCSKAELTALIRMNGSLQFGGKRFVLDISTENAAIARRIYSLVKRIFQIHAELLVRKKMRLKKNNVYIVRIPQKAMEILEELGIMREGSFHYGISADIIADDCCKRSYLRGAFLAGGSVNHPEASSYHLEVFSSHQEHCEDLVELANYFGLNSRRIERKKGHIMYIKEGEKIAEFLRIIGAHQALFFFEDVRIVKEMKNSANRLNNCDMANLNKTVAAAMQQIENIMLIDRQLGLANLPDRLREVAELRLQYRDMNLSELGEMVPSGKVSKSGINHRLRKINEIAAKLRENEAKS